TTGTTGTAAACCACTGCCAGAACCATCCCCTCTATTGATACACCCTTATGGTCTGGATTATCGTTATAGAGTTTAGCAGTATTGTTATTACCCGTTGCTATAAGCTTGTCCGTCACATCGTATACCAATACACCATAACCACTGGAATAATCCCATGAGCCAAAGCCTTTTCTATCTGAATAGTCCGCAACTGGTGTCATATCATAGCCGTTAAATGTCAAGCTGAGATTCGCTATTGCCTGTTCAGGGCTGATGTTAATGCCTTGGTATTGGTAGTATTCGTCACCATGATAATAGACATACAAGCGAGCTTTCTTGATGTAGGTATCAGTTGGTGGGATGTTCAGGTCATCTGGAATCCAGTTAGCTGCGTAGGGGTAAGGGTTCCAGGTGTTCCATCCACTCTGGTAATAGCTGTCGCCAGGAGAGTATGTCAAGTTGATAGTTCCCTGTTCGTGGCACTGCCCGTTCGTCAGGTTCATGTCCGGACCTTCCCAGCCATCGCCTTTGTAGCCGTTCCATATAGCGGTTCCGTTATTCCACATCGTATTGTTCGTTTCGTCTGATTCCAGAATCTCACTATCAGAGTCCACAGTCACGCTTATGCTGTAAATATCGCCTGCTTTTGGTCTGAAATCCGAACAGTCGCAATATACGGTTTTATCGGTATAACCTGCTAAATTGTCAACTCTAACAGTGCATAGTGTTCCCAGGTTCTTCTCAGCGAACGTAACATTGAACGGGAATACGACATCAATACCGCTGTCCTCTTCTATCACTGCTGAAATATTGTTACATTCCGTCTTCACACCTGGACCAGGTCTCGGTCCAACTGCTTTCCCTCCTACTCCAGATGCATCGTAATTGATGGTGATGTCGCTAACTGAGAGGTCGGGTTTCGGTGTATTAATGTAAGCGGTGTCGTTGCCCACAATCCATGTATGGACTGCATCGCACCAACCCTTTGCGAACTGCGTGTTCGTGTCATTGCCATAGTTCACCACTGTAACGTTGTATTCAATAACGAGCATCTGAGATGGATATAACGTCAAATTGTTCAGCAGATAATTGTTAATAGTCCAGTTGACGATAGTTTCGCCATTAGGACCGGTGGATGTGCTGGTTGGAGGCTCTATGCTTCTCCAGATACCATCAGGGGTTCGCAATCTCGCGCTGTCCGCATAAGCTAAACTTGGCGATATTACATCCCAGACCTCTATGTCGCTGAGGTCCATGCCGGGCGAACCTCCATTACGGACTTCGCACCGCATCATGTAGGTATCGCCGATTTTCGCATTGTCTATCCCTTCCACCCATGCCGTTCCGTCCCATACGGTCTTATTCACCATAATACGAGCAGGAGGCATGGTCGTCACGCTTGCATCGTCCTGTGCCTGAATATCGACACCCAAGTCAGCTACGGTTGCAGTCACGGTTGCTATGTCTGTGTTCGTGCCATAATCAACGATAGTGGCATTGAAAGTAACGGATTGCGAGGTTCCAGCAGGCAATGAAGCCAAAGTCCAGTTCACAGTATGGTCTGTGTATGAATCAGGATTAAGAGATGCGCTGTCATTATATTTCAGACTCGCATCCATGACATCATTGATTCTTACATTTGAAAGATTCACGCATTTCGAGTTCACTGTAATGTTGAATATAACGTCCTTATCCTTCCAGTCGGAGGACAATGGTCCAAGTACATCTACCCACGCATTCGCACTTGCGTCCCAGACTGTCTTGGTGATTTCTAAAGGCTTACCACAGATGAAAGTGCCATTGTCTGCCACATGAGGAACTAACCCGCCAGTTGCGTTATATACTGCTGTTGGTT
This genomic window from Methanophagales archaeon contains:
- a CDS encoding DUF3344 domain-containing protein, with the protein product MNKKKSGKKTIGIAMAVLILGSAFAMLAPASVADHPHEIPVGATTIIYFHPDNTKSPDCSDKTIQIYVNTTKGITSGQLAILYNPQCINVTNWARDALWTSGGWDTRYNGLEWITFGKAAPEVTGDLLVGTLTVQCNSSCCCGTNLTFGNDPRTGQPTAVYNATGGLVPHVADNGTFICGKPLEITKTVWDASANAWVDVLGPLSSDWKDKDVIFNITVNSKCVNLSNVRINDVMDASLKYNDSASLNPDSYTDHTVNWTLASLPAGTSQSVTFNATIVDYGTNTDIATVTATVADLGVDIQAQDDASVTTMPPARIMVNKTVWDGTAWVEGIDNAKIGDTYMMRCEVRNGGSPGMDLSDIEVWDVISPSLAYADSARLRTPDGIWRSIEPPTSTSTGPNGETIVNWTINNYLLNNLTLYPSQMLVIEYNVTVVNYGNDTNTQFAKGWCDAVHTWIVGNDTAYINTPKPDLSVSDITINYDASGVGGKAVGPRPGPGVKTECNNISAVIEEDSGIDVVFPFNVTFAEKNLGTLCTVRVDNLAGYTDKTVYCDCSDFRPKAGDIYSISVTVDSDSEILESDETNNTMWNNGTAIWNGYKGDGWEGPDMNLTNGQCHEQGTINLTYSPGDSYYQSGWNTWNPYPYAANWIPDDLNIPPTDTYIKKARLYVYYHGDEYYQYQGINISPEQAIANLSLTFNGYDMTPVADYSDRKGFGSWDYSSGYGVLVYDVTDKLIATGNNNTAKLYNDNPDHKGVSIEGMVLAVVYNNTNEPERIIWIREGCDLLNSGYYDSPSNYYGVTPEEATTYVPFTGCEPIPTSEVVNAKLVTIAGTGNKGDDYNKLFFNGQLIGHGLWPNGYVPGTNIGINETEIPREFIQPANNTVAYQDNADMFAVDTAFLILEKGKPEIAAEVPAECVAQGEQFTVNVTVNPRGIPIYGVEYEISFDPTVIHAEWQNEGDFLKQDEASTNVYVNNIDNDAGILAFAVTRTGTQTGVTNPGTLARIHFTATKHGANTILSFTKVKVSDSDANQIYTESANGTVQVCENLPPVARGKTLFKFNNVGTKYLSKTYFDGSCSHDPDGNITYYRWAFGDGNYDTGETVEYVYGSWNWGSDGYEPFNVILTVEDNGEPVLDNSTSFPVNVFIAGDANGDGVVDIFDGVIVGLDWDEECTSGSWTSDRSDRADLNNDCIVDIFDGVIVGANWDHTAY